A DNA window from Thiobacillus denitrificans ATCC 25259 contains the following coding sequences:
- a CDS encoding glycine zipper 2TM domain-containing protein, producing MNKSMMTGVIAGAVAVTAIGGVAGYRALAQPEFAEVLAVEPVTETRKTPREVCSDVVVNEQAPVKDPNRIAGTAVGAIAGGLLGSQVGGGSGRTVATVAGAAAGGYAGNQIQKGMQDKDTVSRTETRCKTVYDSHTETIGYDVRYRLGKEEGQVRMEQRPGARIPVKDGKLQLDAAAS from the coding sequence ATGAATAAATCGATGATGACAGGTGTGATCGCGGGCGCCGTTGCGGTAACCGCGATCGGCGGCGTCGCCGGCTATCGCGCGCTTGCGCAGCCGGAATTCGCCGAGGTCCTCGCGGTCGAGCCGGTCACGGAAACCCGCAAGACACCGCGCGAGGTCTGCTCGGACGTCGTCGTCAACGAGCAGGCGCCGGTCAAGGACCCGAACCGCATCGCCGGCACGGCGGTCGGCGCGATCGCCGGCGGCCTGCTCGGCAGCCAGGTCGGCGGCGGCAGCGGGCGCACCGTCGCGACCGTCGCCGGCGCAGCGGCCGGTGGCTACGCCGGTAACCAGATCCAGAAGGGGATGCAGGACAAGGACACGGTCAGCCGCACCGAGACCCGCTGCAAGACCGTCTACGACAGCCATACCGAAACGATCGGCTACGACGTCCGCTACCGGCTCGGCAAGGAAGAGGGACAGGTGCGCATGGAGCAGCGTCCCGGCGCGCGCATTCCGGTCAAGGACGGCAAGCTCCAGCTCGACGCCGCCGCGAGCTGA
- the ubiD gene encoding 4-hydroxy-3-polyprenylbenzoate decarboxylase encodes MIYHDLRDFVAQLEKMGELKRIATEVDPRLEMTEIADRVLRAGGPALLFEHPKGHRVPVLANLFGTVKRVALGMGEDDPARLREVGKLLAYLKEPEPPKGLRDAWDKWPVLKQVLNMAPKEVRSAPCQEMVWEGKDVDLSRLPIQHCWPGDVAPLITWGLTVTRGPHKKRQNLGIYRQQVIGPNKLIMRWLAHRGGALDFREHQQAHPGEAFPVAVALGADPATILGAVTPVPDTLSEYQFAGLLRGAKTEVVRCLGNTLQVPASSEIVLEGVIHPEETALEGPYGDHTGYYNEQETFPVFTVERITMRRDPIYHSTYTGKPPDEPAILGVALNEVFVPLLQKQFPEIVDFYLPPEGCSYRMAVVSMKKAYPGHAKRVMFGVWSFLRQFMYTKFILVTDDDVDVRDWKEVMWALTTRVDPARDTLLVENTPIDYLDFASPVSGLGSKMGIDATNKWPGETQREWGTPITMDAAVKARVDAIWQDLGL; translated from the coding sequence ATGATCTATCACGACCTCCGAGACTTCGTCGCACAGCTCGAAAAAATGGGCGAGCTCAAGCGCATCGCCACCGAAGTCGATCCCCGCCTCGAAATGACCGAGATCGCCGACCGCGTGCTGCGTGCCGGCGGCCCGGCCCTGCTGTTCGAGCATCCGAAGGGGCACCGCGTGCCCGTGCTCGCGAACCTGTTCGGCACGGTCAAGCGCGTGGCGCTCGGCATGGGCGAGGACGATCCGGCGCGGCTGCGCGAGGTTGGCAAGCTGCTCGCTTACCTGAAGGAGCCCGAGCCGCCGAAGGGGCTGCGCGACGCCTGGGACAAATGGCCGGTGTTGAAGCAGGTGCTCAACATGGCACCGAAGGAGGTCCGCAGCGCGCCGTGCCAGGAAATGGTGTGGGAGGGCAAGGACGTCGACTTGTCGCGCCTGCCGATCCAGCACTGCTGGCCCGGCGACGTCGCGCCGCTGATCACCTGGGGGCTGACAGTCACGCGCGGCCCGCACAAGAAGCGGCAGAACCTCGGCATCTACCGGCAGCAGGTGATCGGACCGAACAAGCTCATCATGCGCTGGCTCGCGCACCGCGGCGGCGCGCTGGACTTCCGTGAGCATCAGCAGGCGCATCCCGGCGAGGCCTTTCCGGTCGCCGTCGCGCTCGGTGCCGACCCGGCGACGATCCTCGGCGCGGTGACGCCGGTGCCGGACACCCTCTCGGAATACCAGTTCGCGGGGCTCCTGCGCGGCGCTAAGACCGAGGTCGTGCGCTGCCTCGGCAATACGCTGCAGGTGCCGGCATCGAGCGAGATCGTGCTCGAAGGCGTGATCCATCCCGAAGAGACCGCCTTGGAAGGTCCGTACGGCGACCACACCGGCTACTACAACGAGCAGGAGACCTTCCCGGTCTTCACGGTCGAGCGCATCACGATGCGGCGCGATCCGATCTACCACAGCACCTACACCGGCAAGCCGCCCGACGAGCCGGCGATCCTCGGCGTCGCGCTCAACGAGGTCTTCGTGCCGCTCTTGCAGAAGCAGTTTCCCGAGATCGTCGATTTCTACCTGCCGCCCGAGGGCTGCTCGTACCGGATGGCGGTCGTGTCGATGAAGAAGGCCTATCCGGGCCACGCCAAGCGCGTGATGTTCGGCGTCTGGTCCTTCCTGCGCCAGTTCATGTACACCAAGTTCATCCTCGTCACCGACGACGACGTCGACGTGCGCGACTGGAAGGAAGTCATGTGGGCGCTGACGACGCGCGTCGACCCCGCGCGCGACACGCTGCTCGTCGAAAACACGCCGATCGACTACCTCGACTTCGCCAGCCCGGTGTCGGGGCTCGGCAGCAAGATGGGCATCGATGCGACGAACAAATGGCCCGGCGAAACCCAGCGCGAATGGGGCACGCCGATCACGATGGATGCCGCGGTCAAGGCGCGCGTCGACGCGATCTGGCAGGATCTCGGCCTCTAG
- the pyrC gene encoding dihydroorotase, translating into MTDTLTITRPDDWHIHFRDGAAMQSVIGDTARVFGRAIAMPNLKPPVVTLADALAYRERLLAASAGTGFEPLMVLYLTDNTRADDIRRAQASGLVHAVKYYPAGATTNSDSGVTELTKAYGAIAAMEEVGLPLLLHGEVVDPEVDVFDREAVFIERHLVKLLEDFPRLKIVLEHVTTRQAVEFVGTAPSNVAATITVHHLLYNRNAMFRGGLRPHLYCLPVLKRERHREALVAAAVSGNPKFFLGSDSAPHPIGAKESACGCAGVYSAHAAIELYAEAFEDAGALDRLEAFASFHGADFYGLPRNAASITLRRESWEVPARLALGDEALVPLRAGEKVRWRVVG; encoded by the coding sequence ATGACCGACACGCTCACGATCACCCGCCCCGACGACTGGCACATCCACTTCCGCGACGGCGCCGCGATGCAGAGCGTGATCGGCGACACCGCACGCGTCTTCGGCCGCGCGATCGCGATGCCGAATCTGAAACCGCCGGTCGTGACGCTCGCCGATGCCCTCGCCTACCGCGAGCGCCTGCTCGCCGCGTCGGCAGGAACCGGCTTCGAACCGCTGATGGTGCTCTATCTCACCGACAATACGCGGGCCGACGACATCCGCCGCGCGCAGGCGAGCGGCCTGGTTCACGCCGTGAAGTACTACCCGGCCGGGGCGACGACGAACTCGGACTCGGGCGTCACCGAACTCACCAAGGCCTACGGCGCGATCGCGGCGATGGAGGAGGTCGGCCTGCCGCTGCTTTTGCACGGCGAAGTCGTCGACCCCGAGGTCGACGTGTTCGACCGCGAGGCCGTGTTCATCGAGCGACACCTGGTGAAGTTGCTGGAGGATTTTCCGCGTCTGAAGATCGTGCTCGAACACGTCACGACGCGGCAGGCGGTCGAGTTCGTCGGCACGGCGCCGTCCAACGTCGCGGCGACGATCACGGTCCATCATCTGCTCTACAACCGCAATGCGATGTTCCGCGGCGGCCTGCGTCCCCATCTCTACTGCCTGCCGGTGCTGAAGCGCGAGCGGCACCGCGAGGCGCTCGTCGCCGCTGCGGTCTCGGGCAATCCCAAATTCTTTCTCGGCAGCGATTCCGCGCCGCACCCGATCGGCGCCAAGGAGAGCGCTTGCGGGTGCGCGGGCGTCTATTCGGCGCATGCGGCGATCGAACTGTACGCCGAGGCGTTCGAAGATGCCGGTGCCCTCGACAGGCTCGAAGCCTTCGCGAGTTTCCACGGCGCCGATTTCTACGGGCTGCCGCGCAACGCCGCATCGATCACCTTACGGCGCGAATCCTGGGAGGTGCCGGCCCGCCTCGCGCTCGGTGACGAAGCGCTGGTGCCTCTGCGGGCGGGCGAGAAGGTGCGCTGGCGCGTGGTCGGCTGA
- the rfaE2 gene encoding D-glycero-beta-D-manno-heptose 1-phosphate adenylyltransferase codes for MTQLAFERKLCAPGELAARVAQLPRPLVFTNGCFDILHRGHVTYLAEARALGGALIVGVNSDASVRRQDKGSGRPINGLDDRMALLAALESVSLVTSFDADTPLELILRIRPDILVKGGDWPHERIVGASEVEDWGGAVHSIPFRHQTSTTALLQRIRS; via the coding sequence GTGACGCAACTCGCCTTCGAGCGCAAGCTCTGCGCGCCCGGCGAACTCGCCGCGCGCGTGGCGCAGTTGCCGCGGCCGCTCGTCTTCACCAACGGCTGCTTCGACATTCTGCACCGCGGGCACGTGACCTATCTCGCCGAGGCGCGCGCACTCGGGGGCGCGTTGATCGTCGGCGTGAACTCCGATGCGTCGGTGCGTCGCCAGGACAAGGGCAGCGGCCGCCCGATCAACGGGCTCGACGATCGCATGGCCCTGCTCGCGGCGCTCGAATCGGTGTCGCTCGTGACCTCGTTCGACGCGGACACACCGCTCGAACTGATCCTCCGGATCCGGCCGGACATCCTCGTGAAAGGCGGCGACTGGCCACACGAGCGGATAGTCGGCGCGTCGGAAGTCGAGGACTGGGGCGGCGCCGTCCATTCGATCCCTTTCCGGCACCAGACATCGACGACGGCGCTGCTGCAACGCATTCGCTCCTGA
- the rsmI gene encoding 16S rRNA (cytidine(1402)-2'-O)-methyltransferase — protein MSESAHLTPLFPGLYVVATPIGNLGDITLRALDILKRVDRVAAEDTRVSGQLLAHFDISKPLISVREHNEREAAAGVVARILAGDAVAYVSDAGTPAVSDPGARLVAAVRAAGQRVVPIPGVSAVTTALSAAGLESGSWLFHGFPPPKPGPRRAQLQSLAALPVALVFYEAPHRIEETLADMVAVLDGARGVTLARELTKRFETIVNLPLADAPAWLAADPNNVRGEFVVIVHPPSSAVAVDAEAMRVLDILQAELPPTLAAKLAAQITGRSKAELYKMSLALKPRSDA, from the coding sequence ATGAGTGAAAGTGCGCATCTTACCCCGCTGTTTCCCGGGCTTTACGTCGTCGCGACGCCGATCGGCAATCTCGGCGACATCACGCTGCGCGCGCTCGACATCCTCAAGCGCGTCGACCGCGTCGCGGCCGAGGATACGCGCGTCTCAGGGCAATTGCTCGCCCATTTCGACATTTCCAAGCCGCTGATCTCCGTTCGCGAGCACAACGAGCGCGAAGCCGCCGCGGGCGTCGTCGCCCGCATTCTTGCCGGCGATGCGGTCGCCTACGTGTCGGACGCGGGAACGCCCGCGGTCTCCGATCCGGGCGCGCGGCTCGTCGCGGCCGTGCGTGCCGCCGGTCAGCGCGTGGTTCCGATTCCCGGCGTGTCGGCGGTCACGACGGCGCTGTCGGCGGCCGGCCTTGAGTCGGGATCGTGGCTGTTTCACGGCTTTCCGCCGCCCAAGCCGGGGCCGCGCCGCGCGCAGTTGCAATCACTCGCGGCACTGCCGGTCGCGCTCGTGTTCTACGAGGCGCCCCATCGTATCGAGGAGACGCTCGCCGATATGGTCGCCGTGCTCGACGGCGCGCGCGGCGTCACGCTCGCGCGCGAACTGACCAAGCGCTTCGAGACCATTGTCAATCTGCCGCTAGCCGACGCGCCGGCCTGGCTCGCCGCGGACCCCAACAATGTGCGCGGCGAATTCGTCGTCATCGTCCATCCGCCGTCGAGCGCGGTCGCCGTCGACGCCGAGGCGATGCGCGTTCTCGACATCCTGCAGGCCGAGCTGCCGCCGACGCTCGCGGCCAAGCTCGCCGCGCAGATCACGGGACGCAGCAAGGCCGAACTCTATAAAATGTCGCTGGCCCTGAAACCCCGTTCTGACGCATGA
- a CDS encoding YraN family protein: MLKSLLGQSGESRAASFLQAHGLRLVTRNWRCRFGEIDLVMHDGAVLVFVEVRVRSRADFGGAAASVTTAKQKRLLAAARQYLANLKTLPPCRFDVVALSGGMEPEWIRNAFDDVG; encoded by the coding sequence ATGTTGAAATCCCTGCTCGGACAATCCGGCGAGTCGCGCGCCGCAAGCTTTCTGCAAGCGCACGGTCTCAGACTCGTGACGCGCAACTGGCGCTGCCGTTTCGGCGAAATCGATCTCGTCATGCACGACGGCGCAGTCCTCGTGTTCGTCGAGGTGCGTGTGCGCAGCCGCGCCGACTTCGGCGGCGCCGCGGCGAGCGTGACGACCGCCAAGCAGAAGCGATTGCTCGCGGCGGCGCGCCAATATCTTGCGAACCTGAAGACCCTGCCACCCTGCCGCTTCGACGTCGTGGCGCTGAGCGGCGGCATGGAACCCGAATGGATCAGGAACGCGTTCGACGATGTAGGATAG
- a CDS encoding bifunctional pyr operon transcriptional regulator/uracil phosphoribosyltransferase PyrR has product MSEKPAGRRTCLYSAEQLEAIVRDMARQTVGLLAGRSRVALVGILRRGAPLAGRLHAQLRDNWGRADCVRFDLQIKRYADDLTLLHPETQLTENPAHAAIDLRGLSVVIVDDVMYHGNSMLRAVEYLARREPAEIRTAVLVDRGVTTLPVRSDVVGVRLDVAPSDIIECNVPPYEADFRIDLLQPA; this is encoded by the coding sequence ATGAGCGAAAAACCCGCAGGCAGGCGGACCTGCCTTTACAGCGCCGAGCAGTTGGAGGCGATCGTCAGGGACATGGCGCGCCAGACCGTCGGCCTGCTCGCCGGACGCAGCCGCGTCGCGCTGGTCGGAATCCTGCGGCGCGGTGCACCGCTCGCCGGCCGCCTGCACGCGCAGCTGCGCGACAACTGGGGCCGCGCCGACTGCGTCCGCTTCGACCTGCAGATCAAGCGCTACGCCGACGACCTCACCCTGCTCCACCCGGAGACGCAGCTGACCGAAAATCCCGCGCACGCCGCGATCGACCTGCGCGGACTGAGCGTCGTTATCGTCGACGACGTGATGTACCACGGCAACTCGATGCTGCGCGCGGTCGAATACCTCGCCCGTCGCGAGCCGGCCGAAATCCGCACCGCAGTGCTCGTCGACCGCGGCGTGACGACGCTGCCGGTGCGCAGCGACGTGGTCGGCGTACGCCTCGACGTCGCGCCTTCCGACATCATCGAGTGCAACGTTCCGCCCTACGAAGCCGATTTCCGGATCGATCTGCTGCAGCCCGCATAG
- a CDS encoding BON domain-containing protein, with protein MNKLVYGVLIGVALTQLHGCAATLAGGAAAGTAAALDRRTAGVFIGDQEIELRAMNRLREAFAKGSVSISATSFNRQVLLTGQVSDEAARARATEVVKGVPDVRTVFNELSVGGLSSLTSDASDATLTGKVKTRLLRSERVPGANVKVVSEAGVVYLMGLVTDSEAHEATEIARTTAGVTKVVTLFEYIK; from the coding sequence ATGAACAAGCTCGTTTATGGCGTATTGATCGGCGTCGCGCTGACGCAATTGCATGGCTGCGCCGCGACCCTCGCGGGGGGCGCGGCAGCCGGCACCGCGGCGGCGTTGGACCGTCGGACCGCGGGCGTATTCATCGGCGACCAGGAAATCGAGTTGCGCGCGATGAACCGTCTGCGCGAGGCGTTTGCGAAGGGGTCGGTGAGCATTTCGGCGACCAGTTTCAATCGCCAGGTGCTGCTGACCGGCCAGGTCTCCGACGAGGCCGCACGTGCCCGCGCGACCGAGGTCGTCAAGGGCGTTCCCGACGTGCGGACGGTGTTCAACGAACTGAGCGTCGGCGGGCTCAGCTCGCTGACGTCCGACGCGAGCGACGCCACACTGACGGGCAAGGTCAAGACCCGCCTGCTGCGCAGCGAGCGCGTGCCTGGCGCCAACGTCAAGGTCGTCAGCGAGGCCGGCGTCGTCTACCTGATGGGACTCGTCACCGACAGCGAGGCCCACGAGGCGACCGAGATCGCGCGCACGACGGCGGGCGTGACCAAGGTCGTGACCCTGTTCGAATACATCAAGTGA
- a CDS encoding phosphoheptose isomerase codes for MPLHDRIVGHFQASAQSKLDAADALAPRIEQGARLLVHSLAQGGKILACGNGGSAADAQHFASEMLNRFEQERPGLAALALTTDTSTLTSIANDYAYDQVFARQVKALGQPGDVLLAISTSGNSANVLQAVAAAHARSMQVIALTGRSGGGLAEQIDDGDVCICVPAESTARIQEIHLLTIHCLCDAVDSLLLGVEE; via the coding sequence ATGCCTTTACACGACAGAATCGTCGGCCATTTCCAGGCGTCGGCGCAGAGCAAGCTCGACGCTGCCGACGCGCTCGCGCCCCGCATCGAACAAGGCGCGCGCTTGCTCGTGCACAGCCTTGCGCAAGGCGGGAAGATTCTCGCCTGCGGCAACGGCGGATCGGCCGCCGACGCGCAGCATTTCGCTTCCGAGATGCTCAACCGCTTCGAGCAGGAGCGCCCCGGGCTCGCGGCGCTCGCGCTCACGACCGACACGTCGACGCTGACCTCGATCGCCAACGACTACGCCTACGACCAGGTGTTCGCGCGCCAAGTCAAGGCGCTCGGCCAGCCCGGCGACGTGCTGCTGGCGATCTCGACGAGCGGCAACTCCGCCAACGTGCTGCAGGCCGTCGCCGCCGCTCACGCCCGCAGCATGCAGGTCATCGCGCTGACAGGTCGCAGCGGGGGCGGTCTCGCCGAGCAGATCGACGACGGCGACGTCTGCATCTGCGTGCCGGCCGAGTCCACTGCACGCATCCAGGAAATCCATCTGCTGACCATCCATTGCCTCTGCGATGCGGTGGACAGCCTTTTATTAGGAGTCGAAGAATGA